One window of the Ictidomys tridecemlineatus isolate mIctTri1 chromosome 11, mIctTri1.hap1, whole genome shotgun sequence genome contains the following:
- the Map7d1 gene encoding MAP7 domain-containing protein 1 isoform X2 has translation MESGPHAEPGPGAPPAMIARIPPEPRPSPEGDPSPPPPPPPMSALVPDTPPDTPPAMKNASSPKQLPVGPESPPGQVMPRPALLQEESPSSEAKSRGPTPPATGPRDARPSRRSSQPSPTAVPASDSPPTKQDVKKSGERHKLAKERREERAKYLAAKKAVWLEKEEKAKALREKQLQERRRRLEEQRLKAEQRRAALEERQRQKLEKNKERYEAAIQRSVKKTWAEIRQQRWSWAGALHHSSPGHKTSGSRCSVSAVNLPKHVDSIINKRLSKSSATLWNSPSRNRSLQLSAWESSIVDRLMTPTLSFLARSRSAVTLPRNGRDQGRGSGSGRHPTRGRAGARLAPGPHPDRTHTSAAVPVCPRSASASPLTPPCSAPRSMHRCTPAGERGERRKPSAGGSPAPVRRRPEASQVQKKEKKDKERENEKEKSALARERSLKKRQSLPATVRPRLSAGTTSELSSKSKARPSSPSWHRPASPCPSPGPGHTLPPKPPSPRGITASPKGRVRRKEEAKESPSTAGPEDKNQSKSRASDEKEPAAPASPAPSPVPSPTPAQPQKEQPTAEIPAGTAVLTSPPAPAPPVTPSKPMAGTTDREEATRLLAEKRRQAREQREREEQERKLQAERDKRMREEQLAREAEARAQREAEAQRREEQEAREKAQAEQEEQERLQKQKEEAEARSREEAERQRLEREKHFQREEQERQERRKRLEEIMKRTRKSEVAETKQKQDRKEAKSNNSDPDSVKVVEDRPSGLQKEAVQKEEPAPQEPQWSLPSKELPGSLVNGLQPLPAHQENGFSPKGPSGDKSLGRTPEAILPFAEAEAFLKKAVVQPPQVTEVL, from the exons CTATGATAGCAAGAATCCCCCCAGAGCCAAGACCTTCTCCAGAAGGAGACCCTTCACCCCCACCACCGCCACCACCAATGTCAGCCCTGGTCCCAGACACTCCCCCGGACACCCCTCCTGCCATGAAGAATGCCTCTAGCCCTAAACAGCTCCCAGTGGGACCAGAGAGTCCACCGGGGCAGGTGATGCCTAGGCCAGCCCTCCTGCAAGAAGAATCCCCTTCTTCAGAAGCAAAAAGCAGGGGACCCACCCCACCAGCCACAGGCCCACGGGATGCCAGGCCTTCTCGAAGGAGTAGCCAGCCATCCCCAACTGCAGTGCCAGCCTCCGACAGCCCCCCTACCAAGCAAG ATGTAAAGAAGTCGGGAGAGAGACACAAGCTGGCAAAGGAGCGGCGAGAAGAGCGGGCCAAGTACCTGG CGGCCAAGAAGgcagtgtggctggagaaggaggagaaggccaAGGCCCTGCGGGAGAAGCAGCTCCAGGAGCGCCGCCGGCGGCTGGAGGAACAGCGACTTAAAGCCGAGCAACGCCGAGCTGCCCTGGAGGAGCGACAGCGGCAGAAGCTGGAGAAAAACAAG GAGCGCTATGAAGCAGCCATCCAGCGGTCAGTGAAGAAGACGTGGGCTGAAATCCGGCAGCAGCGCTGGTCCTGGGCAGGGGCCCTGCACCACAGCTCCCCAGGACATAAGACCA GTGGGAGCAGGTGCTCCGTGTCGGCAGTAAACCTGCCCAAACACGTGGACTCTATAATCAACAAGCGGCTCTCAAAGTCCTCTGCCACGCTCTGGAACTCCCCCAGTAGAA ATCGCAGCCTGCAGCTGAGTGCATGGGAGAGCAGCATAGTGGATCGTCTGATGACGCCCACCCTCTCTTTCCTGGCTCGGAGTCGCAGTGCTGTCACTTTGCCCCGCAACGGCCGTGACCAGGGTAGGGGCAGCGGCTCTGGGAGACACCCCACGAGGGGCCGGGCAGGGGCCCGCCTCGCGCCTGGGCCGCATCCCGACCGCACTCATACCTCCGCAGCCGTGCCCGTTTGCCCGCGCTCGGCCTCCGCCAGTCCCCTGACACCACCGTGCAGCGCCCCCCGGAGCATGCACCGCTGCACCCCAGCTGGGGAGCGCGGAGAGCGGCGCAAGCCCAGCGCCGGGGGCAGCCCTGCTCCGGTTCGCCGTAGGCCAGAGGCCTCTCAG GtgcagaaaaaggagaagaaggacaAGGAGAGGGAAAACGAGAAGGAAAAGAGTGCCCTGGCCCGGGAGCGCAGCCTCAAAAAGCGCCAATCGCTACCTGCAACTGTGAGGCCACGTCTCTCTGCTGGCACCACCTCTGAGCTCAG CTCCAAGTCCAAGGCCCGGCCATCCTCTCCCTCCTGGCACAGGCctgcctccccctgccccagcccagggccaggaCATACTCTGCCCCCGAAACCACCGTCCCCCAGAGGCATCACCGCATCACCTAAGGGGCGGGTTCGGAGGAAGGAGGAGGCAAAGGAGAGCCCCAGCACAGCAGGGCCAGAGGACAAGAACCAGAGCAAGAGCAGGGCAAGTGATGAGAAGGAGCCAGCAGCTCCAGCCTCACCAGCACCCTCACCTGTGCCCTcgcccacccctgcccagccccagaaGGAGCAGCCCACAGCAGAGATCCCTGCAG GTACTGCTGTCCTGACCTCACCCCCAGCGCCGGCTCCCCCAGTGACCCCTAGCAAACCCATGGCTGGCACCACAGACCGAGAAGAAGCCACTCGACTCCTGGCTGAGAAAAGGCGCCAGGCCCGGGAGCAGCGGGAGCGCGAGGAACAAGAACGGAAGCTGCAGGCAGAAAGGGACAA AAGAATGAGGGAGGAGCAGCTGGCGCGGGAGGCCGAGGCCCGGGCACAGCGAGAGGCCGAGGCCCAGAGGCgggaggagcaggaggcccgGGAGAAGGCGCAGGCGGAGCAGGAGGAGCAAGAGCGGCTACAGAAGCAG AAAGAGGAGGCCGAAGCCCGGTCCCGGGAAGAAGCAGAAAGGCAGCGTCTGGAGCGGGAAAAGCACTTCCAGCGAGAGGAACAGGAGAGGCAAGAGCGTAGAAAG CGTCTGGAGGAGATAATGAAGAGGACTCGGAAGTCAGAAGTTGCTGAAACCAAG CAGAAACAGGACAGAAAGGAGGCAAAATCCAACAATTCTGACCCAG ATTCTGTAAAAGTTGTAGAGGATCGACCctcagggttgcagaaagaagcTGTGCAGAAAGAGGAGCCAGCTCCCCAGGAGCCACAGTGGAG CCTGCCAAGCAAGGAGCTACCTGGGTCCCTGGTGAATGGCCTGCAGCCTCTTCCAGCACACCAAGAGAATGGCTTCTCCCCCAAGGGACCTTCTGGGGACAAGAGTCTGGGTCGAACACCAGAGGCAATCCTGCCCTTTGCAGAAGCAGAAGCCTTCCTCAAGAAAGCTGTGGTGCAGCCTCCACAGGTCACAG AAGTCCTTTAA
- the Map7d1 gene encoding MAP7 domain-containing protein 1 isoform X4: MLIPATREAESGGSQVQAMIARIPPEPRPSPEGDPSPPPPPPPMSALVPDTPPDTPPAMKNASSPKQLPVGPESPPGQVMPRPALLQEESPSSEAKSRGPTPPATGPRDARPSRRSSQPSPTAVPASDSPPTKQDVKKSGERHKLAKERREERAKYLAAKKAVWLEKEEKAKALREKQLQERRRRLEEQRLKAEQRRAALEERQRQKLEKNKERYEAAIQRSVKKTWAEIRQQRWSWAGALHHSSPGHKTSGSRCSVSAVNLPKHVDSIINKRLSKSSATLWNSPSRNRSLQLSAWESSIVDRLMTPTLSFLARSRSAVTLPRNGRDQAVPVCPRSASASPLTPPCSAPRSMHRCTPAGERGERRKPSAGGSPAPVRRRPEASQVQKKEKKDKERENEKEKSALARERSLKKRQSLPATVRPRLSAGTTSELSSKSKARPSSPSWHRPASPCPSPGPGHTLPPKPPSPRGITASPKGRVRRKEEAKESPSTAGPEDKNQSKSRASDEKEPAAPASPAPSPVPSPTPAQPQKEQPTAEIPAGTAVLTSPPAPAPPVTPSKPMAGTTDREEATRLLAEKRRQAREQREREEQERKLQAERDKRMREEQLAREAEARAQREAEAQRREEQEAREKAQAEQEEQERLQKQKEEAEARSREEAERQRLEREKHFQREEQERQERRKRLEEIMKRTRKSEVAETKQKQDRKEAKSNNSDPDSVKVVEDRPSGLQKEAVQKEEPAPQEPQWSLPSKELPGSLVNGLQPLPAHQENGFSPKGPSGDKSLGRTPEAILPFAEAEAFLKKAVVQPPQVTEVL, from the exons CTATGATAGCAAGAATCCCCCCAGAGCCAAGACCTTCTCCAGAAGGAGACCCTTCACCCCCACCACCGCCACCACCAATGTCAGCCCTGGTCCCAGACACTCCCCCGGACACCCCTCCTGCCATGAAGAATGCCTCTAGCCCTAAACAGCTCCCAGTGGGACCAGAGAGTCCACCGGGGCAGGTGATGCCTAGGCCAGCCCTCCTGCAAGAAGAATCCCCTTCTTCAGAAGCAAAAAGCAGGGGACCCACCCCACCAGCCACAGGCCCACGGGATGCCAGGCCTTCTCGAAGGAGTAGCCAGCCATCCCCAACTGCAGTGCCAGCCTCCGACAGCCCCCCTACCAAGCAAG ATGTAAAGAAGTCGGGAGAGAGACACAAGCTGGCAAAGGAGCGGCGAGAAGAGCGGGCCAAGTACCTGG CGGCCAAGAAGgcagtgtggctggagaaggaggagaaggccaAGGCCCTGCGGGAGAAGCAGCTCCAGGAGCGCCGCCGGCGGCTGGAGGAACAGCGACTTAAAGCCGAGCAACGCCGAGCTGCCCTGGAGGAGCGACAGCGGCAGAAGCTGGAGAAAAACAAG GAGCGCTATGAAGCAGCCATCCAGCGGTCAGTGAAGAAGACGTGGGCTGAAATCCGGCAGCAGCGCTGGTCCTGGGCAGGGGCCCTGCACCACAGCTCCCCAGGACATAAGACCA GTGGGAGCAGGTGCTCCGTGTCGGCAGTAAACCTGCCCAAACACGTGGACTCTATAATCAACAAGCGGCTCTCAAAGTCCTCTGCCACGCTCTGGAACTCCCCCAGTAGAA ATCGCAGCCTGCAGCTGAGTGCATGGGAGAGCAGCATAGTGGATCGTCTGATGACGCCCACCCTCTCTTTCCTGGCTCGGAGTCGCAGTGCTGTCACTTTGCCCCGCAACGGCCGTGACCAGG CCGTGCCCGTTTGCCCGCGCTCGGCCTCCGCCAGTCCCCTGACACCACCGTGCAGCGCCCCCCGGAGCATGCACCGCTGCACCCCAGCTGGGGAGCGCGGAGAGCGGCGCAAGCCCAGCGCCGGGGGCAGCCCTGCTCCGGTTCGCCGTAGGCCAGAGGCCTCTCAG GtgcagaaaaaggagaagaaggacaAGGAGAGGGAAAACGAGAAGGAAAAGAGTGCCCTGGCCCGGGAGCGCAGCCTCAAAAAGCGCCAATCGCTACCTGCAACTGTGAGGCCACGTCTCTCTGCTGGCACCACCTCTGAGCTCAG CTCCAAGTCCAAGGCCCGGCCATCCTCTCCCTCCTGGCACAGGCctgcctccccctgccccagcccagggccaggaCATACTCTGCCCCCGAAACCACCGTCCCCCAGAGGCATCACCGCATCACCTAAGGGGCGGGTTCGGAGGAAGGAGGAGGCAAAGGAGAGCCCCAGCACAGCAGGGCCAGAGGACAAGAACCAGAGCAAGAGCAGGGCAAGTGATGAGAAGGAGCCAGCAGCTCCAGCCTCACCAGCACCCTCACCTGTGCCCTcgcccacccctgcccagccccagaaGGAGCAGCCCACAGCAGAGATCCCTGCAG GTACTGCTGTCCTGACCTCACCCCCAGCGCCGGCTCCCCCAGTGACCCCTAGCAAACCCATGGCTGGCACCACAGACCGAGAAGAAGCCACTCGACTCCTGGCTGAGAAAAGGCGCCAGGCCCGGGAGCAGCGGGAGCGCGAGGAACAAGAACGGAAGCTGCAGGCAGAAAGGGACAA AAGAATGAGGGAGGAGCAGCTGGCGCGGGAGGCCGAGGCCCGGGCACAGCGAGAGGCCGAGGCCCAGAGGCgggaggagcaggaggcccgGGAGAAGGCGCAGGCGGAGCAGGAGGAGCAAGAGCGGCTACAGAAGCAG AAAGAGGAGGCCGAAGCCCGGTCCCGGGAAGAAGCAGAAAGGCAGCGTCTGGAGCGGGAAAAGCACTTCCAGCGAGAGGAACAGGAGAGGCAAGAGCGTAGAAAG CGTCTGGAGGAGATAATGAAGAGGACTCGGAAGTCAGAAGTTGCTGAAACCAAG CAGAAACAGGACAGAAAGGAGGCAAAATCCAACAATTCTGACCCAG ATTCTGTAAAAGTTGTAGAGGATCGACCctcagggttgcagaaagaagcTGTGCAGAAAGAGGAGCCAGCTCCCCAGGAGCCACAGTGGAG CCTGCCAAGCAAGGAGCTACCTGGGTCCCTGGTGAATGGCCTGCAGCCTCTTCCAGCACACCAAGAGAATGGCTTCTCCCCCAAGGGACCTTCTGGGGACAAGAGTCTGGGTCGAACACCAGAGGCAATCCTGCCCTTTGCAGAAGCAGAAGCCTTCCTCAAGAAAGCTGTGGTGCAGCCTCCACAGGTCACAG AAGTCCTTTAA
- the Map7d1 gene encoding MAP7 domain-containing protein 1 isoform X7 has translation MESGPHAEPGPGAPPAMIARIPPEPRPSPEGDPSPPPPPPPMSALVPDTPPDTPPAMKNASSPKQLPVGPESPPGQVMPRPALLQEESPSSEAKSRGPTPPATGPRDARPSRRSSQPSPTAVPASDSPPTKQDVKKSGERHKLAKERREERAKYLAAKKAVWLEKEEKAKALREKQLQERRRRLEEQRLKAEQRRAALEERQRQKLEKNKERYEAAIQRSVKKTWAEIRQQRWSWAGALHHSSPGHKTNRSLQLSAWESSIVDRLMTPTLSFLARSRSAVTLPRNGRDQGRGSGSGRHPTRGRAGARLAPGPHPDRTHTSAAVPVCPRSASASPLTPPCSAPRSMHRCTPAGERGERRKPSAGGSPAPVRRRPEASQVQKKEKKDKERENEKEKSALARERSLKKRQSLPATVRPRLSAGTTSELSSKSKARPSSPSWHRPASPCPSPGPGHTLPPKPPSPRGITASPKGRVRRKEEAKESPSTAGPEDKNQSKSRASDEKEPAAPASPAPSPVPSPTPAQPQKEQPTAEIPAGTAVLTSPPAPAPPVTPSKPMAGTTDREEATRLLAEKRRQAREQREREEQERKLQAERDKRMREEQLAREAEARAQREAEAQRREEQEAREKAQAEQEEQERLQKQKEEAEARSREEAERQRLEREKHFQREEQERQERRKRLEEIMKRTRKSEVAETKKQDRKEAKSNNSDPDSVKVVEDRPSGLQKEAVQKEEPAPQEPQWSLPSKELPGSLVNGLQPLPAHQENGFSPKGPSGDKSLGRTPEAILPFAEAEAFLKKAVVQPPQVTEVL, from the exons CTATGATAGCAAGAATCCCCCCAGAGCCAAGACCTTCTCCAGAAGGAGACCCTTCACCCCCACCACCGCCACCACCAATGTCAGCCCTGGTCCCAGACACTCCCCCGGACACCCCTCCTGCCATGAAGAATGCCTCTAGCCCTAAACAGCTCCCAGTGGGACCAGAGAGTCCACCGGGGCAGGTGATGCCTAGGCCAGCCCTCCTGCAAGAAGAATCCCCTTCTTCAGAAGCAAAAAGCAGGGGACCCACCCCACCAGCCACAGGCCCACGGGATGCCAGGCCTTCTCGAAGGAGTAGCCAGCCATCCCCAACTGCAGTGCCAGCCTCCGACAGCCCCCCTACCAAGCAAG ATGTAAAGAAGTCGGGAGAGAGACACAAGCTGGCAAAGGAGCGGCGAGAAGAGCGGGCCAAGTACCTGG CGGCCAAGAAGgcagtgtggctggagaaggaggagaaggccaAGGCCCTGCGGGAGAAGCAGCTCCAGGAGCGCCGCCGGCGGCTGGAGGAACAGCGACTTAAAGCCGAGCAACGCCGAGCTGCCCTGGAGGAGCGACAGCGGCAGAAGCTGGAGAAAAACAAG GAGCGCTATGAAGCAGCCATCCAGCGGTCAGTGAAGAAGACGTGGGCTGAAATCCGGCAGCAGCGCTGGTCCTGGGCAGGGGCCCTGCACCACAGCTCCCCAGGACATAAGACCA ATCGCAGCCTGCAGCTGAGTGCATGGGAGAGCAGCATAGTGGATCGTCTGATGACGCCCACCCTCTCTTTCCTGGCTCGGAGTCGCAGTGCTGTCACTTTGCCCCGCAACGGCCGTGACCAGGGTAGGGGCAGCGGCTCTGGGAGACACCCCACGAGGGGCCGGGCAGGGGCCCGCCTCGCGCCTGGGCCGCATCCCGACCGCACTCATACCTCCGCAGCCGTGCCCGTTTGCCCGCGCTCGGCCTCCGCCAGTCCCCTGACACCACCGTGCAGCGCCCCCCGGAGCATGCACCGCTGCACCCCAGCTGGGGAGCGCGGAGAGCGGCGCAAGCCCAGCGCCGGGGGCAGCCCTGCTCCGGTTCGCCGTAGGCCAGAGGCCTCTCAG GtgcagaaaaaggagaagaaggacaAGGAGAGGGAAAACGAGAAGGAAAAGAGTGCCCTGGCCCGGGAGCGCAGCCTCAAAAAGCGCCAATCGCTACCTGCAACTGTGAGGCCACGTCTCTCTGCTGGCACCACCTCTGAGCTCAG CTCCAAGTCCAAGGCCCGGCCATCCTCTCCCTCCTGGCACAGGCctgcctccccctgccccagcccagggccaggaCATACTCTGCCCCCGAAACCACCGTCCCCCAGAGGCATCACCGCATCACCTAAGGGGCGGGTTCGGAGGAAGGAGGAGGCAAAGGAGAGCCCCAGCACAGCAGGGCCAGAGGACAAGAACCAGAGCAAGAGCAGGGCAAGTGATGAGAAGGAGCCAGCAGCTCCAGCCTCACCAGCACCCTCACCTGTGCCCTcgcccacccctgcccagccccagaaGGAGCAGCCCACAGCAGAGATCCCTGCAG GTACTGCTGTCCTGACCTCACCCCCAGCGCCGGCTCCCCCAGTGACCCCTAGCAAACCCATGGCTGGCACCACAGACCGAGAAGAAGCCACTCGACTCCTGGCTGAGAAAAGGCGCCAGGCCCGGGAGCAGCGGGAGCGCGAGGAACAAGAACGGAAGCTGCAGGCAGAAAGGGACAA AAGAATGAGGGAGGAGCAGCTGGCGCGGGAGGCCGAGGCCCGGGCACAGCGAGAGGCCGAGGCCCAGAGGCgggaggagcaggaggcccgGGAGAAGGCGCAGGCGGAGCAGGAGGAGCAAGAGCGGCTACAGAAGCAG AAAGAGGAGGCCGAAGCCCGGTCCCGGGAAGAAGCAGAAAGGCAGCGTCTGGAGCGGGAAAAGCACTTCCAGCGAGAGGAACAGGAGAGGCAAGAGCGTAGAAAG CGTCTGGAGGAGATAATGAAGAGGACTCGGAAGTCAGAAGTTGCTGAAACCAAG AAACAGGACAGAAAGGAGGCAAAATCCAACAATTCTGACCCAG ATTCTGTAAAAGTTGTAGAGGATCGACCctcagggttgcagaaagaagcTGTGCAGAAAGAGGAGCCAGCTCCCCAGGAGCCACAGTGGAG CCTGCCAAGCAAGGAGCTACCTGGGTCCCTGGTGAATGGCCTGCAGCCTCTTCCAGCACACCAAGAGAATGGCTTCTCCCCCAAGGGACCTTCTGGGGACAAGAGTCTGGGTCGAACACCAGAGGCAATCCTGCCCTTTGCAGAAGCAGAAGCCTTCCTCAAGAAAGCTGTGGTGCAGCCTCCACAGGTCACAG AAGTCCTTTAA
- the Map7d1 gene encoding MAP7 domain-containing protein 1 isoform X1, with amino-acid sequence MLIPATREAESGGSQVQAMIARIPPEPRPSPEGDPSPPPPPPPMSALVPDTPPDTPPAMKNASSPKQLPVGPESPPGQVMPRPALLQEESPSSEAKSRGPTPPATGPRDARPSRRSSQPSPTAVPASDSPPTKQDVKKSGERHKLAKERREERAKYLAAKKAVWLEKEEKAKALREKQLQERRRRLEEQRLKAEQRRAALEERQRQKLEKNKERYEAAIQRSVKKTWAEIRQQRWSWAGALHHSSPGHKTSGSRCSVSAVNLPKHVDSIINKRLSKSSATLWNSPSRNRSLQLSAWESSIVDRLMTPTLSFLARSRSAVTLPRNGRDQGRGSGSGRHPTRGRAGARLAPGPHPDRTHTSAAVPVCPRSASASPLTPPCSAPRSMHRCTPAGERGERRKPSAGGSPAPVRRRPEASQVQKKEKKDKERENEKEKSALARERSLKKRQSLPATVRPRLSAGTTSELSSKSKARPSSPSWHRPASPCPSPGPGHTLPPKPPSPRGITASPKGRVRRKEEAKESPSTAGPEDKNQSKSRASDEKEPAAPASPAPSPVPSPTPAQPQKEQPTAEIPAGTAVLTSPPAPAPPVTPSKPMAGTTDREEATRLLAEKRRQAREQREREEQERKLQAERDKRMREEQLAREAEARAQREAEAQRREEQEAREKAQAEQEEQERLQKQKEEAEARSREEAERQRLEREKHFQREEQERQERRKRLEEIMKRTRKSEVAETKQKQDRKEAKSNNSDPDSVKVVEDRPSGLQKEAVQKEEPAPQEPQWSLPSKELPGSLVNGLQPLPAHQENGFSPKGPSGDKSLGRTPEAILPFAEAEAFLKKAVVQPPQVTEVL; translated from the exons CTATGATAGCAAGAATCCCCCCAGAGCCAAGACCTTCTCCAGAAGGAGACCCTTCACCCCCACCACCGCCACCACCAATGTCAGCCCTGGTCCCAGACACTCCCCCGGACACCCCTCCTGCCATGAAGAATGCCTCTAGCCCTAAACAGCTCCCAGTGGGACCAGAGAGTCCACCGGGGCAGGTGATGCCTAGGCCAGCCCTCCTGCAAGAAGAATCCCCTTCTTCAGAAGCAAAAAGCAGGGGACCCACCCCACCAGCCACAGGCCCACGGGATGCCAGGCCTTCTCGAAGGAGTAGCCAGCCATCCCCAACTGCAGTGCCAGCCTCCGACAGCCCCCCTACCAAGCAAG ATGTAAAGAAGTCGGGAGAGAGACACAAGCTGGCAAAGGAGCGGCGAGAAGAGCGGGCCAAGTACCTGG CGGCCAAGAAGgcagtgtggctggagaaggaggagaaggccaAGGCCCTGCGGGAGAAGCAGCTCCAGGAGCGCCGCCGGCGGCTGGAGGAACAGCGACTTAAAGCCGAGCAACGCCGAGCTGCCCTGGAGGAGCGACAGCGGCAGAAGCTGGAGAAAAACAAG GAGCGCTATGAAGCAGCCATCCAGCGGTCAGTGAAGAAGACGTGGGCTGAAATCCGGCAGCAGCGCTGGTCCTGGGCAGGGGCCCTGCACCACAGCTCCCCAGGACATAAGACCA GTGGGAGCAGGTGCTCCGTGTCGGCAGTAAACCTGCCCAAACACGTGGACTCTATAATCAACAAGCGGCTCTCAAAGTCCTCTGCCACGCTCTGGAACTCCCCCAGTAGAA ATCGCAGCCTGCAGCTGAGTGCATGGGAGAGCAGCATAGTGGATCGTCTGATGACGCCCACCCTCTCTTTCCTGGCTCGGAGTCGCAGTGCTGTCACTTTGCCCCGCAACGGCCGTGACCAGGGTAGGGGCAGCGGCTCTGGGAGACACCCCACGAGGGGCCGGGCAGGGGCCCGCCTCGCGCCTGGGCCGCATCCCGACCGCACTCATACCTCCGCAGCCGTGCCCGTTTGCCCGCGCTCGGCCTCCGCCAGTCCCCTGACACCACCGTGCAGCGCCCCCCGGAGCATGCACCGCTGCACCCCAGCTGGGGAGCGCGGAGAGCGGCGCAAGCCCAGCGCCGGGGGCAGCCCTGCTCCGGTTCGCCGTAGGCCAGAGGCCTCTCAG GtgcagaaaaaggagaagaaggacaAGGAGAGGGAAAACGAGAAGGAAAAGAGTGCCCTGGCCCGGGAGCGCAGCCTCAAAAAGCGCCAATCGCTACCTGCAACTGTGAGGCCACGTCTCTCTGCTGGCACCACCTCTGAGCTCAG CTCCAAGTCCAAGGCCCGGCCATCCTCTCCCTCCTGGCACAGGCctgcctccccctgccccagcccagggccaggaCATACTCTGCCCCCGAAACCACCGTCCCCCAGAGGCATCACCGCATCACCTAAGGGGCGGGTTCGGAGGAAGGAGGAGGCAAAGGAGAGCCCCAGCACAGCAGGGCCAGAGGACAAGAACCAGAGCAAGAGCAGGGCAAGTGATGAGAAGGAGCCAGCAGCTCCAGCCTCACCAGCACCCTCACCTGTGCCCTcgcccacccctgcccagccccagaaGGAGCAGCCCACAGCAGAGATCCCTGCAG GTACTGCTGTCCTGACCTCACCCCCAGCGCCGGCTCCCCCAGTGACCCCTAGCAAACCCATGGCTGGCACCACAGACCGAGAAGAAGCCACTCGACTCCTGGCTGAGAAAAGGCGCCAGGCCCGGGAGCAGCGGGAGCGCGAGGAACAAGAACGGAAGCTGCAGGCAGAAAGGGACAA AAGAATGAGGGAGGAGCAGCTGGCGCGGGAGGCCGAGGCCCGGGCACAGCGAGAGGCCGAGGCCCAGAGGCgggaggagcaggaggcccgGGAGAAGGCGCAGGCGGAGCAGGAGGAGCAAGAGCGGCTACAGAAGCAG AAAGAGGAGGCCGAAGCCCGGTCCCGGGAAGAAGCAGAAAGGCAGCGTCTGGAGCGGGAAAAGCACTTCCAGCGAGAGGAACAGGAGAGGCAAGAGCGTAGAAAG CGTCTGGAGGAGATAATGAAGAGGACTCGGAAGTCAGAAGTTGCTGAAACCAAG CAGAAACAGGACAGAAAGGAGGCAAAATCCAACAATTCTGACCCAG ATTCTGTAAAAGTTGTAGAGGATCGACCctcagggttgcagaaagaagcTGTGCAGAAAGAGGAGCCAGCTCCCCAGGAGCCACAGTGGAG CCTGCCAAGCAAGGAGCTACCTGGGTCCCTGGTGAATGGCCTGCAGCCTCTTCCAGCACACCAAGAGAATGGCTTCTCCCCCAAGGGACCTTCTGGGGACAAGAGTCTGGGTCGAACACCAGAGGCAATCCTGCCCTTTGCAGAAGCAGAAGCCTTCCTCAAGAAAGCTGTGGTGCAGCCTCCACAGGTCACAG AAGTCCTTTAA